In one Sphingobium indicum B90A genomic region, the following are encoded:
- a CDS encoding C-terminal helicase domain-containing protein, which yields MTYQANDHLELLKPFQRVTVDYVFQRLFTDTTPTRQFLVADEVGLGKTMVARGVIAKTIEHLTGKVDRIDVVYICSNQAIAEQNIKSLNVIGSATKPLNTRLTLLPIEIEQEGGIASRPINLISLTPGTALDLKSSLGTAKERALIYEMLRKRLGIRHGGVQRIFRGGVTPENWPGEVERIRNQSISKEIAGKFNDAIGDEFIQRIRNAAELARVKKSPNYPPELRPVAIIGELRRILARICVDALTPDLIILDEFQRFAELLHEHDENLAPEKAAAAELARALFSYSGPDGSSARLLLLSATPYRMLTLSSDDPEEGDHYSDFLRTMRFLFGDEDGEARVRELENELSQFRRALQAMPASRSAARIQRDRVHHILSQVIARTERVDSTADRNSLVRELKPPLTIATDDLREAKAVSQVAELVSAPGIVEYWKSSPYLLNFMRGYKLRERLQAVKLRPAKELRTAIRAAAPYFIDKAQVENFAEIPLRNGRMRALAETAFQHGLDRALWIPPSRPSFGEPVPATKTLVFSDWSMVPDAIAALLSHEASRRMNMSPDLVGRTSRPIGVEEMVPMLCPSPTLAAWVDPLQLEQRHGRATTYAELLVQVRQVLGERLDPACLSRLAERSDRLLPLTIEAELDRGVDWGRVGAIEHEAHDEHGAMARTIEAIRQALASDDHHGDPDPRDIVDKLAEFALGSPATCALRALARLCPELQIDDPALIGAAIVVALGFRSLYNQPESRALLEEASPLNYWRQVNAHSAQHDLAAVLDEYLHLVLESERAEQVDAVERARLIAIKVVEVVALRPAQITLDHWTAGRARLQDQTFEIRARFAMRFATKAEEEKGVRRTTLVQAAFKSPFRPFVLASTSIGQEGLDFHPYCSRIVHWNLPRNPVDIEQREGRVHRFKNHAVRRNIAADFGNRASALVGIEAPWTAMFKAAEDLQTVNGCDGDIVPYWIYPGETKIERMVLMLPFSRELERYENLKKSLATYRLAFGQPRQDELIELFSGMSEDIVSELAEFQISLRPVARSRELPDHSTTG from the coding sequence GTGACATATCAGGCGAACGACCATCTGGAGCTCCTGAAGCCTTTTCAGCGCGTTACGGTCGACTATGTCTTCCAGCGCCTGTTCACCGATACGACGCCTACCCGTCAGTTCCTTGTTGCCGACGAAGTCGGCCTGGGGAAAACCATGGTCGCGCGCGGCGTTATCGCCAAGACGATCGAACATCTGACCGGCAAGGTTGACCGGATAGACGTAGTCTACATCTGCTCGAACCAGGCGATAGCCGAGCAGAATATCAAGTCCCTCAATGTTATTGGATCAGCAACGAAACCGCTGAACACCCGCCTCACACTCCTGCCGATTGAGATCGAGCAGGAAGGAGGGATCGCATCTAGGCCCATAAATCTCATCAGCCTGACGCCGGGAACGGCGCTCGATCTCAAGTCATCGTTGGGCACGGCAAAAGAGCGCGCTCTCATTTATGAAATGCTGAGGAAACGGCTCGGTATCCGGCATGGTGGCGTGCAGCGCATTTTTCGTGGCGGAGTTACGCCTGAAAACTGGCCCGGCGAGGTAGAACGGATCCGCAATCAGTCCATTTCGAAGGAGATTGCTGGGAAATTCAACGACGCTATCGGGGATGAGTTCATCCAGCGCATCCGCAATGCGGCTGAACTGGCACGGGTCAAGAAGAGCCCGAATTATCCACCCGAGTTGCGCCCGGTCGCCATAATCGGCGAGCTTCGCCGCATCTTGGCACGAATATGCGTCGACGCGCTTACCCCAGACCTCATCATTCTGGACGAGTTCCAGCGGTTTGCCGAATTGCTGCATGAGCACGATGAAAACCTGGCGCCGGAAAAAGCAGCGGCGGCGGAGCTCGCCCGAGCCTTGTTTTCCTACTCCGGCCCAGACGGTTCATCGGCACGCCTACTGTTGCTGTCCGCTACGCCGTACCGGATGCTCACCTTGAGCAGCGACGATCCGGAAGAAGGCGATCACTATAGCGATTTTCTGCGAACCATGCGCTTCCTCTTCGGCGACGAGGACGGCGAGGCGCGAGTCAGGGAACTCGAGAATGAGCTCTCGCAATTCCGACGTGCGTTGCAGGCGATGCCTGCTTCAAGATCAGCCGCGCGTATCCAGCGGGACCGCGTGCATCACATCCTCAGCCAGGTCATAGCCCGGACGGAGCGCGTAGACTCCACTGCGGACCGCAATTCTCTTGTGAGGGAATTGAAGCCCCCGCTGACGATTGCAACGGACGATCTGAGGGAGGCGAAAGCGGTCTCGCAGGTGGCCGAACTCGTCAGTGCGCCTGGCATCGTCGAATATTGGAAGTCGTCGCCGTACCTTCTCAATTTCATGCGTGGGTACAAGCTGCGAGAACGCCTGCAGGCAGTCAAATTGCGGCCGGCCAAGGAGTTGCGCACCGCGATTAGAGCCGCGGCTCCGTACTTCATCGACAAGGCACAGGTCGAAAACTTCGCAGAGATTCCACTTCGCAACGGACGAATGCGCGCGCTCGCTGAAACAGCCTTCCAACACGGCCTTGATCGTGCGCTGTGGATCCCGCCTTCCCGTCCTTCATTCGGAGAGCCTGTTCCGGCGACCAAGACGCTGGTCTTCTCGGACTGGTCGATGGTCCCGGACGCGATTGCGGCACTCCTCTCGCATGAGGCGAGCCGGCGCATGAATATGTCACCGGATCTGGTGGGGCGCACAAGCCGTCCAATCGGCGTCGAGGAAATGGTGCCGATGTTGTGTCCATCTCCGACCCTTGCCGCTTGGGTGGATCCCTTGCAGCTAGAACAGCGCCACGGACGAGCGACCACTTATGCTGAACTGCTTGTCCAGGTTCGTCAGGTTCTTGGGGAACGCCTCGATCCGGCGTGTCTTTCCCGACTTGCCGAGCGATCCGACCGTCTGCTGCCCCTTACCATCGAGGCCGAACTGGACCGAGGTGTGGACTGGGGCCGCGTCGGCGCGATCGAGCACGAGGCGCATGACGAACATGGCGCGATGGCACGGACGATCGAAGCGATTAGGCAAGCATTGGCGTCCGACGACCATCACGGCGACCCCGATCCAAGGGACATAGTCGACAAGCTGGCGGAATTTGCGCTTGGCTCGCCTGCGACCTGCGCGCTTCGCGCTCTCGCTCGCCTTTGCCCGGAGTTACAGATCGACGATCCGGCGCTTATTGGCGCGGCGATCGTAGTCGCGCTTGGGTTTCGCAGCCTGTACAACCAACCGGAGAGCCGCGCTCTACTGGAGGAAGCCTCGCCCCTGAACTATTGGCGCCAGGTCAACGCACACTCGGCGCAGCACGATCTTGCCGCGGTGCTGGATGAATATCTCCATCTCGTGCTGGAAAGTGAACGCGCCGAGCAAGTCGATGCGGTCGAACGAGCACGGCTCATCGCCATCAAGGTAGTCGAAGTTGTCGCACTGCGGCCCGCTCAGATCACGCTGGATCACTGGACGGCAGGCCGAGCGCGTTTGCAGGACCAGACATTCGAAATCCGTGCTCGGTTCGCCATGCGCTTCGCGACCAAAGCCGAAGAGGAAAAGGGCGTTCGCCGAACCACTCTCGTCCAGGCTGCTTTCAAATCGCCATTTCGCCCATTCGTCCTGGCATCCACGTCAATCGGACAGGAGGGCCTCGATTTTCACCCATACTGCTCGCGGATCGTCCACTGGAATCTTCCGCGCAATCCGGTCGACATCGAGCAGCGCGAAGGACGCGTCCATCGCTTTAAAAACCATGCTGTGCGCCGAAATATCGCGGCGGATTTTGGCAATCGCGCTTCAGCGCTTGTGGGCATCGAAGCACCTTGGACCGCGATGTTCAAAGCCGCGGAGGATCTGCAAACTGTCAATGGGTGTGACGGCGATATCGTGCCCTACTGGATATATCCTGGTGAGACGAAAATCGAACGTATGGTGCTCATGCTTCCTTTCAGCCGTGAGCTCGAACGTTACGAGAACCTGAAAAAATCGCTCGCGACGTACCGACTCGCCTTTGGGCAGCCACGACAGGACGAGCTGATCGAACTTTTCTCGGGGATGAGCGAAGACATCGTGAGCGAGCTGGCTGAGTTTCAGATTTCGCTCAGACCCGTAGCACGCTCAAGAGAATTACCAGATCATTCAACGACGGGATAA
- a CDS encoding AlpA family transcriptional regulator translates to MSHATPDETHTPQPPEAAPPARLLRLPEVIARVGLRRSAIYQRMSEGRFPRSRSLGPKCAVWVEAEIDEWIRAVSRIQN, encoded by the coding sequence ATGTCACATGCAACACCAGATGAAACGCACACTCCTCAACCGCCCGAAGCAGCGCCGCCTGCAAGGCTTTTGCGCCTGCCGGAAGTTATCGCTCGCGTCGGACTACGCCGCTCCGCAATCTACCAGCGAATGAGCGAGGGGCGATTCCCAAGGTCGCGATCGCTCGGCCCCAAATGCGCAGTTTGGGTTGAGGCTGAAATTGACGAGTGGATCCGAGCAGTATCGCGAATTCAAAACTGA
- a CDS encoding DUF6361 family protein, whose translation MSYLAWIDFDPEERRRAQTLIDLFKQPEARDELGLGTVRDGLADLLFPGTSTIQTRLRYMLFIPWIYLEAQGRKATQAERIVIARDLEFQLSEALLRGGETIGVIGRDAGRNLKRLASSVYWAGLNTLGIRTLAGSHSTFMSYGPESLKDHDLKLWSSNLPKPPADFLVETCFALTEGEAAFLRDRIESHAGASLLNELARKGKTFTEDWPWQVSEDTISDANRAILRHAERFSGVMYGASLLYNLLLALRAADRPNAKKHADADTLAADYRSRIEVWKSELDHLALGDWDLDDLFGLIGRTSHNLTKSSRDFIRGWVTIARDGTGPVEADHHAIELLKQREHGLKRMKARLLHDAPLERWSGASGDARLDFRWGIASRYLGELADAG comes from the coding sequence ATGTCTTATCTCGCCTGGATTGATTTTGACCCCGAAGAGCGTCGCCGCGCTCAAACCCTGATCGACCTGTTCAAACAGCCTGAGGCGCGCGACGAACTCGGCCTCGGCACGGTTCGTGACGGACTGGCCGATCTGCTCTTTCCCGGTACCAGCACAATCCAGACGCGGTTGCGCTACATGCTTTTCATCCCGTGGATCTATCTGGAGGCACAGGGGCGCAAGGCTACACAGGCAGAACGTATTGTAATCGCTCGTGATCTGGAATTCCAGTTGAGCGAAGCGCTGCTACGGGGAGGAGAGACGATCGGGGTGATCGGTCGAGACGCGGGTCGAAACCTCAAGCGTCTTGCATCAAGCGTCTATTGGGCCGGCCTGAACACTTTGGGGATCCGAACATTGGCGGGAAGCCATTCGACATTCATGTCCTATGGACCGGAGAGCTTGAAGGACCACGATCTCAAACTTTGGTCGTCGAACCTGCCAAAGCCGCCCGCAGATTTCTTGGTCGAAACCTGTTTTGCCTTAACTGAAGGCGAAGCCGCCTTTCTGCGGGACCGCATCGAAAGTCATGCAGGCGCAAGTCTGCTCAATGAGCTGGCTCGCAAGGGCAAAACGTTCACGGAGGATTGGCCTTGGCAGGTCAGCGAAGACACAATCTCAGACGCCAATCGTGCGATCCTCCGACATGCCGAACGATTTTCCGGCGTCATGTACGGAGCCAGCCTTCTCTATAACCTCCTGCTGGCCCTTCGTGCTGCAGACCGGCCAAACGCCAAGAAACATGCCGATGCGGACACATTGGCGGCGGACTATCGCTCACGCATCGAAGTTTGGAAGTCGGAGCTGGATCACCTGGCGTTGGGCGACTGGGATCTCGACGACCTTTTTGGGCTGATTGGCAGGACTAGCCACAACCTCACCAAGTCATCGCGGGATTTCATTCGGGGGTGGGTAACAATCGCCCGAGATGGCACTGGTCCGGTTGAGGCTGATCACCACGCTATAGAACTGCTCAAGCAGCGGGAGCATGGGCTGAAACGCATGAAGGCAAGGCTCCTTCACGATGCGCCGCTTGAACGCTGGTCAGGGGCTTCTGGGGACGCGCGGCTCGATTTCAGATGGGGCATCGCCAGCCGCTATCTCGGGGAGCTTGCCGATGCCGGTTGA
- a CDS encoding type IV conjugative transfer system protein TraE: MFSDISHERQQSLLRQRNLFALTSAGLGIALVVAGSLAATRDREVVLVPTVPKALTVSSAGVEADYLELVTRDAALVLLNRSPEGLDYWMNEILKLADPANYGRLKAELVRIVEEQRGSDVTQAFVVRSMTVDPKGLTSDVTGTLKTFVGAQVIASDERRFRFSWTYRGLRLALSGFVQLPPQDKSKEAQ; the protein is encoded by the coding sequence ATGTTTTCCGACATATCCCACGAACGTCAGCAATCGCTGCTGCGCCAGCGGAACCTCTTTGCGCTCACCAGCGCCGGCCTTGGCATTGCACTGGTCGTCGCTGGGAGCCTTGCCGCTACCCGCGACCGCGAGGTGGTGCTGGTTCCGACCGTTCCCAAAGCGCTCACCGTGAGCAGTGCCGGGGTCGAGGCCGATTATCTCGAGCTCGTCACCCGCGATGCGGCCCTTGTTCTCCTCAATCGCAGTCCGGAAGGCCTCGATTACTGGATGAACGAGATCCTGAAGCTCGCTGATCCCGCAAACTATGGCCGCCTCAAAGCCGAACTCGTGCGGATCGTCGAAGAGCAACGGGGCTCGGACGTCACGCAGGCTTTCGTGGTCCGTTCGATGACTGTCGATCCCAAGGGCCTCACCTCGGATGTGACGGGCACGCTCAAGACTTTCGTCGGCGCGCAAGTGATTGCGAGTGACGAGCGCCGCTTCCGCTTCAGCTGGACTTACCGCGGCCTGCGCCTGGCGCTCTCCGGGTTTGTCCAGCTCCCCCCACAGGATAAATCGAAGGAGGCCCAGTGA
- a CDS encoding HEPN domain-containing protein has translation MVYRYPLGNSLHPEALKEKQRSLRDGFQTPLALRVHRALSWLRRAEAEDQDHDVRFILLWIGFNAAYAGDVEASASSSAPEGERGLFQSFFSTLVKFDGRHRVYDAVWQRFSQEIRLLLDNRYVYHPFWQHQNGVFGYTDWEQKLDRSRTAINHALREHDTARILSILFDRLYVLRNQLVHGGATWNSDVNRDQVRDGASLLGCLLPIFIDLMMDNPAYEWPMPNYPVVE, from the coding sequence ATGGTTTACCGTTACCCCCTTGGCAATTCTCTCCATCCCGAAGCCTTGAAAGAGAAGCAGCGCTCATTGCGCGATGGCTTTCAGACGCCCTTGGCACTTCGCGTTCACCGGGCGCTATCTTGGCTTCGGCGTGCGGAAGCCGAGGATCAGGACCATGACGTCCGCTTCATTCTTCTGTGGATCGGCTTCAACGCCGCCTATGCCGGTGATGTCGAGGCGTCAGCCAGCAGCTCTGCACCGGAAGGCGAGCGTGGGCTGTTTCAGTCGTTTTTCTCGACATTGGTGAAGTTTGATGGGCGTCACCGTGTCTACGACGCGGTCTGGCAGCGGTTCAGCCAGGAAATCCGGCTGCTGCTGGACAATCGCTATGTCTATCATCCGTTCTGGCAGCACCAGAACGGAGTGTTTGGATATACGGATTGGGAGCAGAAGCTTGACCGGAGCCGGACTGCAATCAACCATGCCCTGCGCGAACATGATACCGCCCGGATTCTTTCGATCCTGTTCGATCGGCTATATGTTCTGCGAAACCAGCTGGTGCATGGTGGCGCGACATGGAACAGCGACGTCAATCGCGACCAAGTGAGGGATGGGGCATCGCTGCTCGGATGCCTGCTGCCCATCTTCATTGACCTGATGATGGACAATCCTGCGTACGAATGGCCAATGCCAAATTATCCCGTCGTTGAATGA
- the traL gene encoding type IV conjugative transfer system protein TraL: MADPYIIPRRLDDPELIGFWTIDEFAGMLAPFTWGILAQHIFIGIIVAFGAWFALRKAKAGRASSWVAHAAYWYLPAGFLGLKATPPSHCRLLAG; encoded by the coding sequence ATGGCAGACCCTTACATCATTCCCCGGCGTCTCGATGACCCGGAGCTTATCGGCTTCTGGACCATCGACGAGTTCGCGGGAATGCTGGCCCCCTTCACCTGGGGGATCCTGGCCCAGCATATCTTTATCGGCATCATAGTCGCCTTCGGCGCCTGGTTCGCATTGCGAAAGGCAAAAGCAGGACGCGCCAGCTCCTGGGTAGCCCATGCCGCATACTGGTATCTGCCTGCAGGATTTTTGGGCCTCAAGGCAACGCCGCCTTCCCACTGCCGACTACTCGCCGGTTGA
- a CDS encoding phospholipase D family protein, which translates to MPVDPAFDPENRELYTSLMRSPDGYKFDHAVATTYSLDFETALAIPIAIVFRDAENRDEMLRSPLALLQSVERMAGRMAIYCDRGRIKEARPNAARLMALYEKTITEVAAPGGGAFHPKLWCIRFQPERKGKPIRMRLAILSRNLTNDRCWDLALCLDGTVADDICEGNEPVVGLLRALPGLANAANRPTAPKFLPSLLRDLACCWWDDLPAGATKIRFAVNGLEAGAWTPQKGERLAILSPFVSGDALKQLASGYDDPASCQLVARAEELDCIKPAIRSMFEIQTLDERATEYEQEDREEACSADLEGLHAKAYVVERGSRLHIHLGSANATTAALVPTHGGRTQNVEIMATLDGPKSRMGTIEDAVFSEGFRRLLAPYTPSEPPELGAAAAAEKALEKLRIKIAALALDLHCTQLTDTIALDVEIAGKAPSVELPEGVSCFMRAITVANERGYDAAALLSKAQPRMTLGSVPLSEVSRWLGIRLRDEQTGVEVAFTLGARLVGLPDGRDAAVLRAHIANVENFFRYLSLLLGSLGEGSFLESEAAGEGQWLRRLGQGGTSLLEPMVRALSFDGGELAEIDQLIKRLEDPDGRTSIVPPEFCALWASFAPLLATKGARR; encoded by the coding sequence ATGCCGGTTGACCCCGCCTTCGACCCTGAAAATCGCGAACTATACACGTCGCTCATGCGCTCGCCGGACGGCTATAAGTTCGACCACGCCGTAGCTACCACCTATTCGCTCGATTTCGAAACCGCCCTCGCCATCCCGATCGCCATCGTATTTCGCGATGCGGAGAATCGCGACGAGATGCTGCGCAGCCCCCTGGCTTTGTTGCAAAGCGTCGAACGGATGGCGGGCCGGATGGCCATTTACTGCGATCGGGGTCGCATCAAGGAGGCGCGCCCGAATGCAGCGCGCCTGATGGCCCTCTATGAGAAAACCATTACCGAAGTTGCGGCGCCGGGAGGCGGAGCATTTCATCCCAAATTGTGGTGCATTCGCTTCCAACCAGAACGCAAGGGCAAGCCCATCCGCATGCGGCTGGCGATTCTTTCGCGTAACCTGACCAATGATCGGTGCTGGGATTTGGCGCTTTGCCTCGATGGCACGGTCGCCGACGATATTTGCGAAGGCAATGAGCCAGTCGTCGGGCTCTTACGCGCTCTTCCGGGACTGGCGAACGCGGCCAATCGGCCGACGGCGCCAAAGTTTCTCCCGTCACTGTTGCGCGATCTCGCCTGCTGCTGGTGGGACGATCTTCCCGCCGGGGCAACCAAGATCCGCTTCGCCGTCAATGGCTTGGAAGCGGGCGCTTGGACGCCGCAAAAGGGGGAGCGCCTCGCTATCCTGTCCCCCTTTGTAAGCGGGGATGCGCTCAAGCAACTGGCTTCGGGATACGACGATCCCGCATCTTGCCAGCTCGTCGCGCGAGCAGAGGAACTCGACTGCATCAAACCGGCCATCCGCAGTATGTTTGAGATACAAACGCTCGACGAGCGCGCCACCGAATACGAGCAAGAAGATCGCGAGGAGGCATGCTCGGCCGATCTCGAGGGACTTCATGCCAAAGCTTATGTCGTCGAGCGCGGCTCGCGCCTGCATATCCACCTCGGTTCAGCCAATGCGACGACGGCTGCGCTTGTGCCGACGCACGGAGGACGGACGCAAAACGTAGAGATCATGGCCACGCTCGATGGCCCGAAATCCCGGATGGGAACGATTGAGGATGCGGTGTTCTCGGAAGGATTTCGCCGCCTCCTGGCTCCTTATACACCATCCGAGCCGCCCGAGCTGGGCGCTGCGGCGGCAGCCGAAAAGGCGCTGGAGAAACTGCGCATCAAAATCGCGGCGCTCGCGCTCGACCTTCATTGCACCCAATTGACGGATACCATCGCGCTGGACGTCGAGATTGCCGGCAAAGCCCCATCCGTGGAGCTGCCGGAGGGCGTAAGCTGCTTCATGCGCGCAATCACCGTTGCGAACGAACGGGGATATGATGCTGCGGCGTTGCTCTCGAAAGCACAGCCTCGAATGACTCTTGGTTCGGTGCCATTGAGCGAGGTTTCCCGCTGGTTGGGAATCCGCCTTCGCGACGAGCAGACCGGCGTTGAGGTCGCCTTCACCCTTGGTGCGCGGCTTGTCGGGCTCCCTGATGGGCGCGACGCCGCCGTGCTGCGCGCGCACATTGCGAATGTAGAGAATTTCTTTCGATATTTGAGCTTGCTCCTCGGAAGTCTGGGCGAAGGGAGTTTCCTCGAGAGCGAGGCCGCCGGCGAAGGGCAATGGCTGCGTCGGCTCGGTCAGGGCGGAACATCACTTCTGGAACCGATGGTCCGCGCTCTTAGCTTCGATGGCGGCGAGCTCGCCGAGATCGATCAGCTCATCAAGCGCCTCGAGGATCCCGACGGGCGCACGAGCATAGTTCCACCAGAGTTTTGTGCGCTTTGGGCAAGTTTTGCGCCGCTCCTTGCCACCAAGGGAGCGCGGCGGTGA